CCATCGAGCGCAGCTGCCCGACCTGTGGCGGTGCCGGCAAGGTGATCGAGAATCCGTGCCGTTCCTGCGGTGGCAGCGGCCGCCAGCAGCGCGAGAAGGCCCTCTCCGTCTCCATCCCGGCCGGCGTCGAGGAAGGCACGCGCATCCGCCTGTCCGGCGAGGGCGAGGCCGGGTTGCGCGGCGCCGCCACCGGCGATCTCTATATTTTCCTGACCATCGCCCCGCACCGCTTCTTCCAGCGCGATGGGGCGGACATCCATTGCCGGGTGCCGATCCCGATGACCAAGGCCACGCTGGGTGGCTCCATCGAGGTGCCGACACTGGAAGGCAAGCGGGTGAAGGTCAGCGTGCCCGAGGGCACCCAGAACGGCCATCAGTTCCGCCTGCGCGGCAAGGGCATGACCGTGCTGAACAGCAATCTGCGCGGCGATCTCTATATTGAAGTTACTGTCGAGACCCCGGTGAGCCTGACCAAGCAGCAAAAGGAGCTGCTGAAGCAGTTCGAGGAAAGCGGCAACCACGACAAGACCAACCCGGAATCCGCCGGCTTCTTCGCCAAGGTGAAGGAGCTGTGGGAAGACCTGCGAGACTAGTCCTCACACCCGCATTATCGCGGTATCGCCGGGGGGTAGCGCTGCTGCTCCCCGGCTTTTTTATGTGCCGGAATTCAGCCTTTCAGGGAAGCGCCCTTCACCTGCGGGAGCGCTGACGCCATGATACCGTAGTCCAAGATAAGTATTTGATCTATCGAGAGGTAATACCGCAACTCGGCGCCCTATCCAGCTATCTGCATCGCCCTAGCGGGCTTTGCGGTCGCGTTCGATCGCATTCACGATGGCGCGGCCTTCGCCCTGCAGGAAGTCGATAGCGGCGCGCGCCATCACCTGGCCGAAGCGGGCGACAAAACGCTGGCCTTCGGTCGGCGGACTACCGCGATAGGTCTGGAAATGCGCCAGCACACCGCGCGATTCCGCCAGCCGCTCATCCAGCAGCCGGTCCAGCGTGTCCCGATCCAGCATGTCGGCAAAGAACATGGCGGCCAGGAATTCGGAGCGGGTCTGTTCCTGGCCCTTTGCGCGAATCAGGCTGGAATGCAAGGATTCCCGTCCTTTTTCGGTCAGCCGATAGGTCCGCTTATCGAGCGCCGACACCTTGTCGCCATCCAGGCTCTCGATCTCGGCAGCGGCCAGTAATTTCGCCAGCGCCGGGTACAGCGCGCCATAGCTCATGCCCTGATAGGGGCCGAAACTGTCCTTCAGCCGCTTTCTGATCTCATAGCCGGTGGCATCGCCCAGACTGAGCACGCCAAGACAGAGGCAACGAATGTCGATCATACCGGAAACCCTCGGTTCTGGTCAGCATATCGAGAAGAATTTATCATATATTTCAAATAACATTTCCCGCCAACCCCGAACAGCCCGAAAATTCGGAGTGCCGGCCCCGCCACGCGATCACACCGTCATGGACCGGAAGTGCCGCTTGGTAATCCACCGGAAAACCGGTTATAACGGGCGTCAAGCAAGGCGCTACCGGGCAGGGGGAAGAAAATGACGGCCATGAAGATCGGAATCGTCGGTGCCGGCGGCGTCATGGGCCGCATGCTCATCCAGGCCGTGGCGCGCTCGGACAAGACCGTGCTGGTTGGTGCCACCGACCGACCCGGCACGCCGCATATCGGCAAGGATGCAGGGCTGGTTGCCGGAATCGAGGCGCTGGACGTCCCGATCACCGAGGATGCCGAGGCACTTTTCGCCGCTGCCGAAACGATCATCGATTTCACCGCCCCAGCCGCCAGCCTGGCGCATGCCGAACTGGCCGCCCGCCACGGCACCGCCCTGGTGGTCGGCACCACCGGCCTCACCCAATCGGATCGCACGGCGCTGCAGCTGCAGGCCCAGAAAATCCCGCTGGTTTTCGCTCCGAATATGAGCATCGGCGTAAATCTGATGTTCGCGCTGACGCGCCAGATCGCCGCCGTGCTGGATAATGATTACGATATCGAAATTGTTGAGATGCACCATCGCCGCAAGGTCGATGCCCCCTCCGGCACGGCGCTGGGGCTGGGCGAGGCCGCGGCGGCCGGCAGGGGTGTCGATCTAGCCGAAGTGCAGCAACGCGCCCGCGATGGCCATACCGGGCCGCGCACCCCCGGCGATATCGGTTTCGCCGTACTGCGCGGCGGCGATGTGGTCGGCGACCATACGGTGGTGTTCGCGGCCGAGGGCGAGCGCATCGAACTCACCCACAAGGCCAGCAACCGCACCATCTACGCCGATGGAGCGCTGCGCGCCGCGCTGTGGACCCGTGGGCGCGCGCCTGGCTTCTACGGCATGGATGACGTGTTGGGGCTTAACTAACCCAGATCCGGCGCGCGGCTGCGCTGAAGCGCCTCGCGCAGCGCTTCCGCCAGTTCTGTCTTCTCCGGCTGGCTCAGAAAGCTGGCGATCTCCAGCTGCCTGCCATGGCTCGCCAGCACCAGCGGCACCGGATACTCGCTGGCCGCCTCATGCCGCACCTTCAGCCAGTAGGGCTGGAAACTCCAGCGCCGCTCATGACCGGACGGGCTGAATCGCTGCACCGTCAGCTCCGACTCGTCGAGCCGGACGGTCTCGCGGGCCAGCGCCGCGCGGTAATTCATTCTGAAAGCGAAATAGAGCAGGGCGACATCGAGCCCGAGGAAGCCGAAAACCGGCCAGGCGCCGATCAGCAGGAACATGATCCCCATGGTCAGCGACACGCCGCCAACCGCGCCCATCAGCAGATAGAAGCCGGCAGGCGGCAGGCTGCGGTGCGGCGTCAGCGTCGCATCGAAATAGAGCCGGCGCGCCGCGCCGCTCTCCGGGGTTTCCGCGATCTCCATGGGATCAAAGGTAGGATTGTCGGAGGGGTGCGTAAAGCCCGCCCCGTTAACCCCCGCCATGAGCCGTCTTGCCCGCTGCCCGCACCCCGGCTAGAAAGCCACTCATGGCACGCATGACCAAGGCCGATATCGAGGGGTTTTTCGCCCGGCTCCAGGACGCCAATCCGGAACCGGTGGGAGAGCTCGACTATGTGAACCCCTATACGCTGCTGGTGGCGGTCGCGCTGTCGGCGCAGGCGACCGACGTGTCGGTGAACAAGGCGACCGCGAAGCTGTTCCCCATCGCCGATACGCCGGAAAAGATGCTGGCGCTGGGCGAGGCGGGACTGAAGCAGCACATCAAGACCATCGGCCTGTTCAATTCCAAGGCGAAGAACGTCATCGAGATGAGCCGCCTGCTGATTGAGCGGCATGGCGGCGAGGTGCCGGCCGACCGCACGGCGCTGGAGGCACTACCCGGGGTTGGCCGCAAGACCGCGAACGTAGTGCTGAACATCGCCTTCGGCCAGCCGACCATCGCCGTCGACACGCATCTCTTCCGGGTCTCGAACCGCACCGGCCTCGCCCCCGGCAAGACGCCGCTGGCGGTTGAGCTGGGGCTGGAGAAGCGCATTCCCGCGCCCTATTTGCGGCATGCCCATCACTGGCTGATTCTGCACGGCCGCTATATCTGCAAGGCGCGCAAGCCGGATTGCTGGCGCTGCATCGTCGCTGATTTCTGCAAATTCAAGGAAAAGACACCCGATCCCGCCAGCCTGTAACCGGCCTGGCCCGTGAGACGGTTAGCTGGGGCGGTTCTTAGCTGCCGCGCAGAGAGGCGGGCAGCACGGCGAGCCCGTTCAGGCAGGAGCCGACATTCAGTGCCGACAGGCTGCGCGGGTCACGCGTCTCGACATGGACGACGCGATATTCGCCCTGCTCCGGATAGAGGAAGATGTCGAGGATGCAGCGGCGGTCGGTATATTGCCAGACCTGGGCCGGGCTCTCGCGGCGCAGATAACGCGGCTGGCCCAGCAGGCCGCCCAGCTGCTGCGCCGTCATGCCAACCAGTTCCGGCGCCGCGGCCCCCGTCCCGGCCTGCGGGGCCAGAGACATATTATCCGGCCTGGCCGACGGTTCCGGCAGCAGCCCGGCCAGCCCACCAGAGAGCCCGCTGGCGAAACCAGGCAAGGCGGACGGTTGGGCAACCATGTCGGAACCCTGCACCGGCGCGGCGGACGCTGCCGTGGATGCGATTGTCGGGCCGGATGGCGCTTCCGTGGCGCAACCCGCCAGCAACAGCGCCGAAACGGACAGAAGACGGGGCAACAGGCCGCTCTTGCGGCCCTCCTGCCTGTTCCGCCCGATATGCCTGCCCGCCACCTTCATGCCGTACCTGCCCGAATCCGGTTTGCCGCCCCACTACCCCGCGTTACGACGCGGCGGTCGGCTTTTCTTCCGTCTTGATCTCGCCCTTGGCGTCCGCCTTGGCAGGCGCGCCGGAGCGCACATCGCCGTTGATCTCGCCGCCGGCCTCGACCTCAAGCTGGCCATACCGCACCGAGCCCTGGATGCGCCCGCCATTGCGGACGGTCAGCCGGCCACGCACGGTAAGCGCGCCATCGAAGCTGCCGCTGATATCGGCTTCCTCGATCTCCGCCTCGCCCTTGAAAACACCCGAAGGCGTGATCTCGATGGCCTGGCAGTTCTTCAGCTTGGCATCCACCCGGCCTTCCACCACCAGCACCTCGCAGGCGGTGATGTCGCCGCTCAGCACGATCTCCCGGCCGACGGTCAGGCGCCGGCTGTCCGATACATTGCTGCGCACGGCGCCATCGCCACGACGCCCGGCACCCGGGATATCGAGGCTGCGGCGCGGCAATTCCGGCACGAAATTCGGCGAGTTCGGCTTGATCGTTGACATTGTGCTCCCCCGTTTTCCTTCCGTATCCGCCTGCCCCCCGGCTTTTTCGGAACGGTCCGAAATCGCATCCTGCGCAGCGATTACTTCAGGAGATACTTTTTTGCGCCTGAACATGTAAATAAATTATTAATGGTTTCCGTACGGCTTCGGACAAGCCGAACATTATGGCTTCGAAATTATGCCGGATTTGCTTGCCGCCGCAAGCCCTCGAATAGATGAATCATGGCCGCAGTTGCGAAAACCGGCGCCATCAGATTCACCAGGGGAATCGTCATGAGGAAGGCAAACAGCGCGCCGAGCGTCACGATGCGCGCACCATACCGTTTCCGCAACGCGGCAGCCTCTGCCGGGTCGAGGCGGCGCAGCGCGGCCTGTTCAAAATACTCACGCCCGATCAGATAGCCGTTCAGCAAATAAAACAGCAAAAAATTGACGGCGGGCAAAAGGAGATAAACCGGCAAGGCCAGAAGATTGAGCAACAGCGACAGCGCAAGGAACCGCGCCGCCATTGCAACTGCTTCGACGATGCCTTGCTCGCGCGCCGCCGGCAGCCCCGGATAGTGGCGGTCCTCCACGGCGACTGCGACGCGATCCAGGAAAATCCCGCTCACTGCCGTCGCCACCACGGGGAACAGCAGCCAGGTCAGCCCCAGCACCGCCAGTCCGCCCAGCACATCGACCAGCAGGCGGAACGGATATTCGAACGGCGACGCGGTTTCCGGCGACAGACCGAGATCGGTCAGGCTGACCCCCGACAGCAGCCAGCCGATGGCCCAGAACAGCAAGCCGAACACCAGCGCCGCCGCACCGATGCCCAGCCACACCACGCTGCGCAGCCGCGGATCGGAGAATTGCCTGAGGGCTTTCAGAAGGGCGTCCAGCATGGAAGGCAGCTTTCGGTTAGGGGCAGAATCCCGTAGAGATCGGAATGGCAAAGGGCAACGGCAAGCGCCACTTGTTGCCAGCGGCGCGGCGGTTATACTGCCACGCCATCGACGATGATTCCGCAAGCTTGGCCATCCGCCGGGAAGATAAAGTAATGACAGAAACCCGCTTCGACGTTCTCGGCATCGGCAATGCCATCGTGGACGTGCTCAGCCGCACCGACGATGCCTTCCTGGAAACCCACGGCCTGGACAAGGGGGCGATGCGGCTGATCGATGCGGAACAGGCGGAACGTCTCTATGCCCAGATGGGACCAGGGGTGGAGATGTCCGGCGGATCGGCGGCCAACACGCTGCATGGCATCGCCTCGCTGGGCGGGCGCGGCGCCTTCATTGGCAAGGTGCGCAACGATACGCTGGGAAACATCTTCCGCCACGACATGAAGGCAGCCGGTGTCAGCTTCGAGACCGCATCCGCCAGTGACGGGCCGCCGACCGCGCGCTGCCTGATTCTGGTGACCCCGGACGCGCAGCGCACCATGAACACTTTTCTTGGCGCCTGTATCGAGCTGACGCCCGACGATGTGGATACCGATCTCGTCGCGGCCTCCGCCTACACCTATCTCGAAGGCTATCTGTGGGATCCGCCGCAGGCCAAGGCCGCCTTCCTGAAGGCGGCGAACGCGGCGCATGAGGCCGGCCGCAAGGTTGCGCTGTCGCTGTCGGATGCCTTCTGCGTGGAACGCCACCGCCGGGAATTCCGCGCGCTGGTGGAAAAGCATGTCGATGTGCTGTTCGCCAACGAGGCGGAGATCAAGGCGCTGTTCGAAGTCGCCAGCTTCGACGACGCGATGCAGGCGATCCGCGGCAAGGTCGAGGTCGCGGCGCTGACCCGCAGCGAGAAGGGCGCGGTGATCGTCACCGCAGACGAGGTGCATGTGCTGGATGCCGAGCCGGTCGAGGCGGTGATGGACACCACCGGCGCCGGTGATCTGTACGCCAGCGGCTTCCTGTACGGGCTGACCCGCGGCCTGCCGGTCGCGGTCTGCGGTTCGCTGGGCGCGCTGGCCGCCGCCGAGGTGATCTCGCATTTCGGTGCCCGTCCGGAACGGTCCCTGGCAGAGCTGGTGGCGGACAAGGTGCATGCGTGAACGCAACGGGTGGTCTGGCGGGCCGTTTCGTCCGTAGCCTGAGAGGTTGGCTGGCGGACTCCACCATCTATCTGGAACGGCCGGTCCTTACCCAGTTCTTCCTCGGTTTCGCCAGTGGCCTGCCGCTGCTGCTGACCTTGTCCACGCTGACCGTGTGGCTGGCCGAATCCGGCGTCTCCAAGACCGCCATCGGCCTGTTCGCCCTGGTCGGCGCGCCCTATACCTTCAAATTCGCCTGGGCGCCGCTGATCGACCGCCTGCCGATCCCGGTGCTGACCGGGCTGTTCGGCCGCCGGCGCGGCTGGATGCTGGCCTGCCAGGCCGGCCTCGTGCTGGCGATCCTCGGCCTCGGCGCCAGCGATCCCGCGGTCGATGCGGGCCGCACTGCGATCTTCGCGCTGCTGGTCGCCTTCTTCTCCGCCAGCCAGGACATCGTGATCGACGCTTTCCGCGTGGAAAGCCTGGAGACGCGCCAGCAGGGTGCGGGGGCGGGCATCCTGGTGTTCGGCTATCGCATGGGCATGCTGGTGGCGGGGGCGGGATCGCTCTATCTCGCTGCCTTCCATGGCTGGTTCGCGACCTACGCGATCATGGCGGTCCTCGCGCTCACCGGCAGTCTCGCCATCCTGCTGAGTCCGGAACCGGCGGATGGCCAGCCGGCACAGGAGGGCACGCCGGGTCTCGCCGCCTGGCTGCACGGCGCGGTGGTCGCCCCCTTCGCCGATTTCCTGACGCGGCCGTCCTGGCTGGCGATCCTGCTGTTCATCGTGCTGTACAAGTTCGGTGACGCGCTGGCCGGCGTGATGGCCAACCCGTTCTATATCGAGATGGGCTTCTCCAAGATCGAGATCGCCAATGTCTCCAAGCTGTTCGGCCTGGTGGCGACGCTCGCCGGCGGGCTGATCGGCGGCATCATGGTGGCCAGGTTCGGCCTGCTGAAAAGCCTGATGGTCTGCGGCGTGCTGCAGATGGCCTCCAACCTGATGTTCGCGGTGCAGGCGATGGCCGGCTACGACCTTGCCCTGCTGACCGTGACCATCGGCCTGGAGAATCTGACCGGCGGCATGGGCACGGCGGCCTTCGTCGCCTATCTCTCCAGCCTGTGCAACGTTGCCTATACGGCGACGCAATATGCGCTGCTCAGCTCGCTGATGGCCTTCGCGCGCACCGTGCTGGCCTCCTCCGGCGGCTGGCTGGCCGATCACATGGACTGGGTCGGCTTCTTCCTGCTGTCGGCGGTGGCCGCACTGCCCGGCCTTGTGATGCTGATCTGGCTGATGCGCGCGCTGCCGGCACACGCCGCTGCGCTGCGCCAGGACCGTCCCGCCGAGTGAATTTTTGCCGCAGCGGTGCGACAAGGCTTGCTGCGCCGCAACAAATGCGTAGGATGCGCGCCAACTCCGGCCCTTGCGGCCTGCAGCCTATTCAGCCAGCGAGACCGTTATGGACATCAGCAAGATTTCGATCGGCAAGAACCCGCCTTACGACGTGAATGTCATCGTCGAGATTCCGCTTGGCGGCGCGCCCGTGAAGTATGAGGTGGACAAGGAATCCGGCGCGATGTTCGTCGATCGCTTCCTGCACACCGCCATGTATTACCCGGCCAATTACGGCTTCGTCCCGCACACCCTGTCCGAGGATGGCGATCCGGTCGATGTGCTGGTGCTGGGCAATGTGCCGGTGGTGCCGGGCTCGGTGATGCGGTCGCGCCCGGTCGGCGTCATGCTGATGGAAGACGAGAAGGGGCCAGACGAGAAGATTCTGGCCGTCCCGGTGGACGAACTGCACCCCTATTACAACAATATCGCCAGCTACAAGGATGTGCGCGAGGTGCTGTTGCAGCAGATCGAGCACTTCTTCACCCACTATAAGGATCTGGAGCCGAACAAGTGGGTCCGGGTGAATGGCTGGGGCGATGCCGAGCAGGCGCGGGCCATGATCACCGCCGCCATCGAGCGCGACAAGACGGCGAAGTAGGAAGTAGGCGGATATATCCGGTAAAAAAAACCCCCGCTCCGGCGGGGGTTTTGCTTTACGCCGTCACCTTGTTGATCATGCGGCCCAGCGAGGCGCCGCCGAACACATGGATATGGAGGTGCGGCACTTCCTGATGGCCGTTCTGGCCGATGTTGGAGAGGATGCGGTAGCCGGCCTCGGCGCAGCCCAGATCGCGCGCCACCTTGCCGACCATGCGGATCAGCGCCGCGATTTCCGCCTCCGAGGCGTTTGCC
This window of the Oceanibaculum nanhaiense genome carries:
- a CDS encoding EI24 domain-containing protein, yielding MLDALLKALRQFSDPRLRSVVWLGIGAAALVFGLLFWAIGWLLSGVSLTDLGLSPETASPFEYPFRLLVDVLGGLAVLGLTWLLFPVVATAVSGIFLDRVAVAVEDRHYPGLPAAREQGIVEAVAMAARFLALSLLLNLLALPVYLLLPAVNFLLFYLLNGYLIGREYFEQAALRRLDPAEAAALRKRYGARIVTLGALFAFLMTIPLVNLMAPVFATAAMIHLFEGLRRQANPA
- a CDS encoding DUF2244 domain-containing protein, with the protein product MEIAETPESGAARRLYFDATLTPHRSLPPAGFYLLMGAVGGVSLTMGIMFLLIGAWPVFGFLGLDVALLYFAFRMNYRAALARETVRLDESELTVQRFSPSGHERRWSFQPYWLKVRHEAASEYPVPLVLASHGRQLEIASFLSQPEKTELAEALREALQRSRAPDLG
- the nth gene encoding endonuclease III, with amino-acid sequence MTKADIEGFFARLQDANPEPVGELDYVNPYTLLVAVALSAQATDVSVNKATAKLFPIADTPEKMLALGEAGLKQHIKTIGLFNSKAKNVIEMSRLLIERHGGEVPADRTALEALPGVGRKTANVVLNIAFGQPTIAVDTHLFRVSNRTGLAPGKTPLAVELGLEKRIPAPYLRHAHHWLILHGRYICKARKPDCWRCIVADFCKFKEKTPDPASL
- a CDS encoding AmpG family muropeptide MFS transporter, with translation MNATGGLAGRFVRSLRGWLADSTIYLERPVLTQFFLGFASGLPLLLTLSTLTVWLAESGVSKTAIGLFALVGAPYTFKFAWAPLIDRLPIPVLTGLFGRRRGWMLACQAGLVLAILGLGASDPAVDAGRTAIFALLVAFFSASQDIVIDAFRVESLETRQQGAGAGILVFGYRMGMLVAGAGSLYLAAFHGWFATYAIMAVLALTGSLAILLSPEPADGQPAQEGTPGLAAWLHGAVVAPFADFLTRPSWLAILLFIVLYKFGDALAGVMANPFYIEMGFSKIEIANVSKLFGLVATLAGGLIGGIMVARFGLLKSLMVCGVLQMASNLMFAVQAMAGYDLALLTVTIGLENLTGGMGTAAFVAYLSSLCNVAYTATQYALLSSLMAFARTVLASSGGWLADHMDWVGFFLLSAVAALPGLVMLIWLMRALPAHAAALRQDRPAE
- a CDS encoding bactofilin family protein, with translation MSTIKPNSPNFVPELPRRSLDIPGAGRRGDGAVRSNVSDSRRLTVGREIVLSGDITACEVLVVEGRVDAKLKNCQAIEITPSGVFKGEAEIEEADISGSFDGALTVRGRLTVRNGGRIQGSVRYGQLEVEAGGEINGDVRSGAPAKADAKGEIKTEEKPTAAS
- the dapB gene encoding 4-hydroxy-tetrahydrodipicolinate reductase; the encoded protein is MKIGIVGAGGVMGRMLIQAVARSDKTVLVGATDRPGTPHIGKDAGLVAGIEALDVPITEDAEALFAAAETIIDFTAPAASLAHAELAARHGTALVVGTTGLTQSDRTALQLQAQKIPLVFAPNMSIGVNLMFALTRQIAAVLDNDYDIEIVEMHHRRKVDAPSGTALGLGEAAAAGRGVDLAEVQQRARDGHTGPRTPGDIGFAVLRGGDVVGDHTVVFAAEGERIELTHKASNRTIYADGALRAALWTRGRAPGFYGMDDVLGLN
- the dnaJ gene encoding molecular chaperone DnaJ — its product is MAKRDYYETLGVDRGADKDGLKRAYRKLAMQYHPDRNPDDPEAEARFKEVNEAYDVLKDEEKRAAYDRFGHAAFENGGGPRGNGRGAGGFDFGGGFADIFDEMFGEFMGGQRGRGGQRGRGADLRLNLEITLEDAFAGATKELRIPTSVACEACDGSGAEAGSQPVSCPTCAGAGKVRAQQGFFTIERSCPTCGGAGKVIENPCRSCGGSGRQQREKALSVSIPAGVEEGTRIRLSGEGEAGLRGAATGDLYIFLTIAPHRFFQRDGADIHCRVPIPMTKATLGGSIEVPTLEGKRVKVSVPEGTQNGHQFRLRGKGMTVLNSNLRGDLYIEVTVETPVSLTKQQKELLKQFEESGNHDKTNPESAGFFAKVKELWEDLRD
- a CDS encoding adenosine kinase; amino-acid sequence: MTETRFDVLGIGNAIVDVLSRTDDAFLETHGLDKGAMRLIDAEQAERLYAQMGPGVEMSGGSAANTLHGIASLGGRGAFIGKVRNDTLGNIFRHDMKAAGVSFETASASDGPPTARCLILVTPDAQRTMNTFLGACIELTPDDVDTDLVAASAYTYLEGYLWDPPQAKAAFLKAANAAHEAGRKVALSLSDAFCVERHRREFRALVEKHVDVLFANEAEIKALFEVASFDDAMQAIRGKVEVAALTRSEKGAVIVTADEVHVLDAEPVEAVMDTTGAGDLYASGFLYGLTRGLPVAVCGSLGALAAAEVISHFGARPERSLAELVADKVHA
- a CDS encoding PadR family transcriptional regulator is translated as MIDIRCLCLGVLSLGDATGYEIRKRLKDSFGPYQGMSYGALYPALAKLLAAAEIESLDGDKVSALDKRTYRLTEKGRESLHSSLIRAKGQEQTRSEFLAAMFFADMLDRDTLDRLLDERLAESRGVLAHFQTYRGSPPTEGQRFVARFGQVMARAAIDFLQGEGRAIVNAIERDRKAR
- the ppa gene encoding inorganic diphosphatase is translated as MDISKISIGKNPPYDVNVIVEIPLGGAPVKYEVDKESGAMFVDRFLHTAMYYPANYGFVPHTLSEDGDPVDVLVLGNVPVVPGSVMRSRPVGVMLMEDEKGPDEKILAVPVDELHPYYNNIASYKDVREVLLQQIEHFFTHYKDLEPNKWVRVNGWGDAEQARAMITAAIERDKTAK
- a CDS encoding histidine triad nucleotide-binding protein, with translation MAYDPNNIFARILRGEIPCKKIAEDEHTLAFHDINPMAPVHALVIPKGAYISFDDFSANASEAEIAALIRMVGKVARDLGCAEAGYRILSNIGQNGHQEVPHLHIHVFGGASLGRMINKVTA